One stretch of Arachis duranensis cultivar V14167 chromosome 1, aradu.V14167.gnm2.J7QH, whole genome shotgun sequence DNA includes these proteins:
- the LOC107489412 gene encoding protein DEHYDRATION-INDUCED 19 homolog 5 has product MDFDLRSSVHHSAKHLSRVQASRLHSDDYSVFQYTDVDDDPQSHFRCPFCDFEIQVRVLCSNLEEEHCPDLKNVVCPVCDQNLGRDVIRQFTHSNPRKWMWKSEKYNFWSGNSAMLGKKLAAMGNKQESMPDPLLSPFICNMPVPSSNDIHPNEDSSSSKKDLDIPDAKRSGTDAPRIGNEQDLQERKLRADFVQSLVLSTIL; this is encoded by the exons ATGGATTTTGATCTCAGGTCTAGTGTTCATCATTCTGCTAAGCACCTTTCTAGGGTCCAAGCTTCAAGGCTTCATTCTG atgattattCAGTGTTCCAGTATACAGACGTAGATGACGATCCTCAATCTCACTTCCGATGTCCTTTCTGtgattttgaaattcaagtTCGCGTCCTCTGCAGCAATTTAGAAGAGGAgcattgtcctgacctgaaaaATGTG GTTTGTCCTGTCTGTGATCAAAATTTAGGGAGGGATGTTATCAGGCAATTCACTCATTCAAATCCACGAAAG TGGATGTGGAAGTCTGAGAAATATAATTTCTGGTCTGGTAATTCAGCTATGCTTGGCAAGAAATTGGCTGCAATGGGAAACAAGCAAGAATCAATGCCGGATCCGCTTCTGTCACCGTTTATCTGCAACATGCCAGTCCCAAGCTCTAATGACATCCACCCTAATGAAGACTCCAGCTCCAGCAAGAAGGACTTAGACATTCCTGATGCTAAAAG GTCAGGGACAGATGCACCACGCATTGGCAATGAGCAAGATCTACAAGAGAGAAAGCTGAGGGCTGATTTTGTTCAAAGTTTGGTATTATCAACCATACTATAG